In the Populus trichocarpa isolate Nisqually-1 chromosome 1, P.trichocarpa_v4.1, whole genome shotgun sequence genome, AGTCGAATTGGTCCAAAAACGTGTCCGTccccttctttttattttcctctcCACATTCATCACCATATGGACCATATTCTCCAACTCcatgtaattttataattccaCCATATTCAGAATCTTCATATTCAATccattaagaaatctagccatcATGACCTCCCTATCCTCAATTATGTTAGCCTAAATCATCACGATCTCCATTTCCTTATAATACTTATCCACTGACTTAAAACCTTGATACaaactttgtaattttagatACAAATTCCTATAATAATGGTTAGGCACAAATTGCCTTATCATCAACACTTTCACTCCTCTTATAACACCATTGGTCTTTCTTCATTCCTCCTCCTGTGAATCACATTTTGATTCCACCAAATTAATATGTATTCTGTACATTCAATGACTATCAATTTCGCCTTCCTCGCCTCTGAATAGCTTCGACAATTGAAAATtcaatccacctttttctctcACTCCAAATACGTCtcgggatcgtttttaccttgaaaagtaGGTATTTTTAGCTTGATAACATCTAAATCACCATCTACATCATCATGTCCTCTGAAGTTATGGGTGGATTGTGCCTCTCTTGCACATGTATTAAATATACTAAGGCCTCTTCTTGATGCTCCAAAGGATCTCTAAGTTTAGCCTTagttgaaacttgcacaaattaaaaatcctttttttgtGGTCGAATTGCGGTCAACTAACAACCTCGTTATTGTCTAACAAGTTTCTCTTCCCTCTCTGAAATCCAGGgattgaaaaggaagaaaataaacttttagatcaaaataaaaactctaaaaactCTAAGACTAACCATGAATTTTCTCTATGTTTTACACCATGTTCCtctcatttttaattgtttttctgcattaataaaaaatttatcttctaGAATTAAgctataaacaaattaaataaaaaaatgaaaaacaaaatagaaaaaaaatgaaaaaaaaggtttgatcaactttattatttatatgaatagtgaATTTGCTTTCGATTGTGTTTATCATAGAAGGTGGTGTTATGATTTCAAGTTTAACTTCATGTATATACATGCATTCAAATGATTGAATCaagttgtaaagaaaaaaagattcttCAATCTAACCCGCCACTAGTTTCatgttaatatattataattcgTAATTTACTTGAATTATTTTCCTTCTTCCATAAGAGTGTTCTCCTGTAGTTGTGGGGACATGTTAGAAAAAGAACAATTACACTATTTGGTGTTAAGAAAGATAGCTAGGCGTAAGGAAATCATGGGTTAACGTGGCAGCATACAGAAATTGCAGGTCCCACGTTGTTTTTCTCTGTTGTACGAGATGCCCGTGATTCACGCATGTGAGAACTTGCTATCAACGGTAATGATGCCGAATAGTCTTCCAAGTTCTAACATTGCATTCTTGGAATCTCTCCTTCCCTGTGTCTCACGTGGACATCCATCAAGGGCCATGAGGAGGGGGCATTTTAGACAAGTAATAAAGCAAACCAAGAGTGGAAGTCATGAGTGAAACAGAGAAAAATTGGAAAGGGCCAaggaaaaatgattaaataCACCTTTTTTATTCTATCCACAAATCCCAGCACCAATGATGATAATAACTTGGTGTCAAATGCCAAAATATCTTGGGTTCAATTATCACTTCTAAACAAGTCACGTCAATGTCTTTTATACATTAGTCGGCATGGagtgtttttcattgaaaataattagattttagtTCATTAAAGACATGTAAACCTGCTGTCATAATTAAGCTATGAATGATTAACTGCTGAGGACTCCTAATACCtatgaatattttaagaaataaaatataatgaggTGAGTTTTAATCTATTCTTctacatttaattaaatcatttttattaagaaaaaacttgatttatcttttttttaattaacataggTATTCGGATTAGTTTGCGCacacctcgattaattttacaagccctaaaattaacgattatataaacTTTCagtaattttaagttttaagagACTCGAAATGACCATTGAATTACACttttccaataaataaaaaaaactgatctatCTTTATATAACGATCAGTGTTCAATTTACCATTCCGGCCAACTATATCCTTGCAAAATAAGTGAATTTACAATACGTCATTCCGAAGCCATCAtaaagaatttataatttttattttgttttttattgaattattttaatttcatgatgtAGTTGTGACTTGTGAGTTTGATAGGATATTGAAAATCAGCCCCCTTGTACTCCATACTAGATGACCTTAGAGCCACAACTGTGTTAGCGAACACGTGTCCTGCCTTTGTCAGGCTCTGACAGGCCAATCACCCCAAGAGTCAAGACTGCCGACAAGAAGTGGTGGTTTAATTGAGATCCAACGGGTTACGATGAGAGAAGAAGTCCCATCTTGGCcattgattatttcttaatgGCAGGATAAGAATGCCCCGCGTCCCCTACGACCTATATTCAATGTCAATGCATCTTCCCCATGCCAAGGAAAATGTAATATTGGAGGCTCTtttaagtatattaattaagatttgatattatattttttctgggCTACAAAATTCATAGATGGAATGTATTTGATGATGTaccaaaaacaagttaaaaaaaaatatttatgataaatacTTAGTCTAATTCTAACTAAAGATGCAATATATAATATAGCATGTTCTCAAATAAatgtaagtaattttttttaattttttttaattttataagtaatGGCCTAACAATTAATTgaagttgttttataaataattctGCTAGACCATTTTGAGTATGTATGTGAGCAATACGATGTTCAACAACAATTccaataaaaatgcaaaaattattaaatgctTGAGAAGTAAACTTACCAGCATTGTCCAATCAAATTTTCCTGATTAGATAGTTAGGAACTTACGTCCGTGGTCTGATAATCTGTGCTATTAATCTAGAAAATGCATCAATTCGGctagaaagtaaacaaacatGTGACCATTTACTTGATGCATCAATCAATACCATAAATATCTAAAAGGTCCGCATGGTTGATGAATATGCCCacatatatctttttaaattctttCGAGAAAAGATGATAATTCTATAACAACCTTTGATGGATATggtttggtaattaatttacatgGAGAACATGCAGCGATGATAATTCTATAACAACCTTTGATGGATATggtttggtaattaatttacatgGAGAACATGCAGCGCATGTATTTTCACTTGGTAAAAGAATCTCTTGGTTCTTTAAAGGATGTCCATATGAATTTTCAATAATCTGTCGCACCATTATTGATCTCAGATGTCCAAATCGATCATGCCAaagcataaataatttttggttAGAACACTTCTGATGTATCACaacatttgttttaataaatttcatgatCGTATAACAAATTCTAGAAGAGAAAGCATGTAATTTTCCAAGTACAAGTTTCTTAGCTGAAATacatgaaataatataaatatattcttttatatcttcatctattgtTTCAATATGATAACCATTAGCTTGTATATCTTTAAAACTGAGTGAATTTCTTCTAGACTTAGGTGAATATAATGCATCTTTGATGCTTAGTTTTGtgttatttgataacaaaatattaaccCTTGCGCTTAATCATGTCTGTTGGACCTGATATTATAGTGACATTAACTTTGGTTAATGTCAaatattcaaagtattttttttcttgagaattttGTGTTATTGCACTGTCTGCCAGACATAAATCTCCATCATGAAAAACATGtctctattaaaaatatagttaaagtttattatttaattgaaataaaattgacattttttattgaaaatataataaaataaatatcctaatacaaataaaataaaataatatatcctAATACAAATATCTTAAGAActgtattaaatttatttaattcttcagGAAATTACAATACTAGTTCTTTAAGAACTttaaatattgatgaaaaaaagaaaaaaaaaatttcaaaataagttACAGAACCAAATATATTCCATAAATTATGAACaataatgaaaggaaaaaaaaaatattgaaattgatataaGCCATGTAACATAAGAGTTCATGTGTGCTAAGATTTCAATATGAATTAGAGTGATTGTGGTGATAacgtgttaaaaaaataaaaaacaagtaagaAAATACATTtctagaataaaatttaaaataaaaattcacacattttattatatatttttcaacactCAAAATACATGACAAGTagtctatatatatagagaagaaaatgaaaatatcaaagaatACTAGGAAACCTAagtgtcatgaaaaatcaagagactaAACCCAAGAGTTATGAAGTCCAAAAAATTCTAATGGagattcaatatatataattatagattttataatataagatttattcatttgttgttataataattgactttttttttattgggaataTACATTTTTtgtcctatttgtttttatttattttttcaattttatttttaatgtgagttttttattgaattttatttgttaatatttttttccattttttaataacatgcccatgaatttttttaattggccttttgtttttttcatttctttttaaatttttttaatgttaagttttcattgaatttctttcatttagtaTTGTATTGATGgtcaattaatttttgtattttatatcatttaataaaagttggcctcttatttttttttaatttcatcctttactATGAGGTTTTTAATTCCTCTGGGTTTTTGgaccaattttttttgtgatttttgtttttcaattctatcatttaatatgagttttttttatttaattttattcttcagtattggattgattttttttggatctATCTAGTGAATTAGATCATATTAGAACAACTctcatacaatttaatttaaaacttcagTTAAGTAAATAGTTAAGTcaggattttttaaatttaaaccgTTGTACCAAGTTTCATGATAATACCAAAAAGTTTTCAATGatgtagttattatttttttacattccaAAAACTTTGGATCCCACTCATAGTGAAAGCACAGTCAATAAACTATGAACCCAATTATGTATTTGATTAAtggtaaattaatttatatatattttataatatgataaattaataaaaaaatgaccaaGTGAAATCTATAAACCAGGTCATGAGTTGGCTAATAAAAAAGTTGGttgtttgtatttaattttattctttgatattgagttgataacaaattaatttttatatttttttatcatataataaaataaaaaaattaatttaatttaacaaaatttataatttaaattataagtttgatagactgattaaatattaattaaagattcTGTATAGAATTTCTCAGCGTTTATATTAGTATAACTTATTATAaggagtttaataaaaatacaaaaatatttttctaaatatgttttttaactcTTCAAAACTTTTATATTCAACCTGCTGTGAAAACACggcaataaaacaaaaaataacaaaaaacgtAATTTgtgaatcaatttaaaatacagGGGGCATAATGCTAAACTACGCAGCAGCTTGGTTCTCGTCAAAACACAATTCGCAAccgaaagaaaggaaaagaaagaaaaacaaaagaaaagaagagagagaataaaaagagacccaaaaatttatattactgaaaaaaaagatgatccTTGCAGTATTGTTCGCAAATGTTGAAGGCAACATCTTAATCGAACGGTACGCGTTAAAAATCGGAATCGTTCTCGCTAGATCAATACTTTTAAACTTCtgtttcattgttttctttaatcGATCTTCTTCTCTgggctttatatatatatatatatatatatatatatatatatatatatttgattaggtGGAATTTGAATGGATTTatgtcttatttatttaattttcgtACAAgggtttacatttttttttcagtagatggtgtgattttttttttggtctattTTTATGTGCGCTTTTTTGTGTTGTTGTGAAGTGGGAAATTGTAAATGATTGGGAGCATTTAGTTCTTGGAGAATATTTGTGTTGCTTGTGGTGAGAGTGAGGCAATTGATTTGAATGTAGACTACATCCATGAttgtttaaggaaaataaacaTGGTAAATCATATGAGCCCATAATGCTAATGTATTCGTAGGTTTCCAAGTAACACTACTCAGGTTTGAGTATTGAGAGAGTCTATTTCAAGTGGAAATTTGAAAGCTCAAGATCATTTCTAGATGATCCCATAGAAGATCCTCGTTTGCTTATACGAATTGTGGCTGCTAGATGATGTGATACAGTGTTTGATGACATTAGGGCACAAAACTACAATAAACATGAGTTTTGAGTCAAACAAGGCCATCAACTGTTGTTTTGCATTTGGAAAGTAGTATCCAATTTAATCAGGTCCTCTAACCATAGTGGCCAACAGTAAATAAGAGACGTCTGTCTTCATGCATAGACGGGAGAAGTCACTACCTTCTGTTCTGAAAGTGTTTTGGGCACAAGGACCCCACTTGTTTTGCATTTTCAGATAACATCAGAccattttaaagagaaaaaagaagagtgtTTTCAGCTGCTCTTGTGgatttcaaatttcaatcaaCAAGATAATAGGTCTAGATATATAGGACTTTCATTATAAGATAATTTGGTTAgtgttaatttaagtttttttatgtgttgaacTCTAACATTGTTGCAGGTTTAGTGGAGTTCCAGCTGAGGAACGGCTGCATTGGAGATCTTTCTTGGTTAAGCTGGGGGCAGATAATCTAAAAGGTGTTAGAAACGAGGAGCTCCTTGTTGCTTCTCACAAGTATGTATAATCTTTCTCTTATTCAAGAAGTACCCAAAATATATAACACTTTTTTGtttctagaaattttttttataccctTTCTGATGTTTAAATGGAGTTGTAGATTTAATATGCATGACATGTGTTACTTGTACATTGAATATAGATTGCATATATTGTTTACTGTCTGGTTGATTGATCTTCATTTCCCATGTCTTGGTGCCCCTTTTTCTCATTTGCTTAAAAGTCTTGCAAATTGTATTACAAGAGCTGGATCTCTGCATTATCTTCAAAATGCTAGTTAAGTACAGTTTGAGAAGATGATGCTTCCACAAATGTTGGTTTTGCTGAGTATCATATGTTTGAGCTCTCTGCGGCCAGATTTTGTTACCTATTTGCTATCAACAAAATTGTTTGCTTGCTAATTATGTCAATTGGgagttgaaaattgaaatgcTATAAAAATTGAGCTTTcccaatttgatttatttatgttgaAAATGAGTACTTGCATTTGtatctttcaataaaaaatcatcttaaaagaTGGAACTCAATGaaacatgttttctttctttcttccttatCATTTTCATGGTTTGTTTGATCATGCATTTCACATTTATTCGAAGTGGTTTCTGTGTAATGAATAATATATGTTAACTGTACACTTAAAATGGTGGTGCAGCATGTATGTATATatgaaacttttgtttttgcaaattatGAATCCTGGATTTGTTCATCTTATAGCATCTACTCTCAGTTTGCTATGGGGGAACCTTAGTTGTTGCTATTCAgttcataaattttattctagTTGTGTCTGCTTTAACGCAAATTGTGTACCTGTAATAATATGAAAAGGCAGTTCTGCAGGATAGTATAGGCAACGGTTGCTCTTGCAAATTATGACTCATGGATCAGTTAATGTTAATTCTTCAACAATCCATTTCTAGGTTGCCTGTTGGGTATACCATATTTCTTATAGTATTCAATCCATAATATATCAAAGATGAGTCAGCTTCGCCAAATTGTTTCCAGTATCTTGGTTAGGGTACTAATAGGCAGTTCAAAAGTTTCACCAAGGAAAGCAGAACTAATTAAAATGCCAAAATAATGATGTTACTTGCCAAACAAAAGTCTTTTGTCACTATTCAGACAGCGTGGCAGTTGTATCAGAAACCTTCCTTTGTATGGTTGTATTACTTGATGGAGAAAAGTAGATCCCAGAAAGTTAAGTTGCAGTGTTGCCACAATGCCATGGACTATTCCTTGCTCTTCTACTTTTTCTGTGATAGTATAGAATTGTAATGTCTTTAAAGTTGTATAACACCAGTTTCTAAATTTTTGGATAATTTGACCAAGGATTTTTCTCCCTTTTAGTGAATTATACTCGAATcactgttatatttttcttgccagGTCAGTTTATATTGTTTACACAGTGCTTGGGGATGTCAGCATTTTCATTGTTGGCAAAGATGAGTATGATGAACTTGCGTGTAAG is a window encoding:
- the LOC7475120 gene encoding uncharacterized protein LOC7475120, translating into MILAVLFANVEGNILIERFSGVPAEERLHWRSFLVKLGADNLKGVRNEELLVASHKSVYIVYTVLGDVSIFIVGKDEYDELALTEVIFAITSALKDVCGKPPTERLFLDKYGKICLCLDEIVWKGLLENTDKERVRRLTRLKPPTEF